The Luteolibacter rhizosphaerae genome window below encodes:
- a CDS encoding GumC family protein, with protein sequence MQKSDPRGAKASFGLQDILYVLFKHKWKILISSALGLGAAACLYVTRTPFYESEAELVINSVVQRGALDGHETEMSAGGRGGEQVVNTEMLILRSGDLAAEVAGAIGVDRLIPQAPDTASLDDAAKVVQYGLEVKPAGKGSNVISVIYRNPDKQLTLDVLEEVVKRYYAKHLEIHRSTSAFESVEAQVKEVKERLATTEAELNKTKSSSGIISLNDEDLSLSSQRERTKQDLNSVKAEIAQQSTRVERLERRLAESTPVEGVSPIGSQAVVKKPAAPVIAAPTAAQVEAYQALVARLDFHQKRDFELQSKYAAGEIQVVRNRQEMERVRREKAEMLERLPGLVGQATATPGTAVVANPAAELEVEKSRLKELEAREASYEADLSSLNVRINELAILKPKLVELERRREMEDGEYRMLETNLKKARVDRTLDPTQMREIRVVDKPSVPIQTFSDLTKKIILGLAGAGVAVGVGLAFLLELVIDRRIKRPNEIESRLQLPLMLSIPFVRPKNRGALLIGNDRPAEKTEGEGAALPAVRGNNGFHAYPPKTDHFIHPYSEAIRDRIVFNFQVNNMTHKPKLMAVTGLSAGAGTSTIAAGLAKAFSEVNGAKVLLVDLTSEYPDDNPMFGNKPLHSLVGALQAARNTRFKEGSQNLYLASAASRKSDPNSTAFGPMHLYELLPHFRASEFDYIIFDMPALAQTSPTLAMAGLMDKVLLVVDGEDTNRETLKWGYSELVKGRADVSCIYNKARTHAPGWVLGEV encoded by the coding sequence ATGCAAAAGTCTGATCCACGCGGTGCCAAAGCATCCTTTGGCCTCCAGGACATTCTCTACGTGCTGTTCAAGCACAAGTGGAAGATCCTGATCTCAAGTGCCCTCGGTCTGGGCGCTGCGGCATGTCTGTATGTGACGCGCACGCCATTCTACGAGTCGGAGGCCGAACTGGTCATCAACTCGGTCGTGCAGCGTGGTGCCCTCGACGGGCACGAAACCGAGATGTCCGCCGGTGGCCGTGGTGGCGAGCAGGTGGTGAACACCGAAATGTTGATCCTCCGCAGCGGCGATCTTGCTGCGGAAGTGGCCGGTGCGATCGGAGTGGACCGCTTGATTCCTCAGGCTCCCGATACGGCCTCTCTGGACGATGCCGCGAAGGTGGTGCAGTACGGCCTGGAAGTGAAGCCGGCAGGGAAGGGGAGCAACGTGATCAGCGTGATCTACCGGAATCCCGACAAGCAGCTCACACTCGATGTGCTGGAAGAAGTGGTGAAGCGCTACTATGCGAAGCACCTGGAGATCCACCGCTCCACCAGCGCCTTTGAATCCGTGGAGGCGCAGGTGAAGGAAGTGAAGGAGCGCTTGGCCACGACCGAAGCGGAGCTGAACAAGACGAAGTCTTCGTCCGGCATCATCTCTCTGAATGATGAGGACCTGTCGCTTTCCTCCCAGCGCGAGCGTACCAAGCAGGATCTGAACTCCGTGAAGGCGGAGATCGCCCAACAGTCCACCCGTGTCGAGCGCCTTGAACGCCGCCTGGCCGAGTCCACCCCGGTGGAGGGTGTTAGCCCGATCGGATCGCAGGCGGTGGTGAAGAAGCCGGCGGCCCCCGTGATCGCCGCTCCGACGGCCGCGCAGGTCGAGGCCTATCAAGCTCTGGTCGCGCGCCTGGACTTCCACCAGAAGCGCGATTTCGAACTCCAGTCGAAGTATGCGGCCGGTGAGATCCAAGTGGTGCGCAACCGTCAGGAGATGGAGCGCGTTCGTCGCGAGAAGGCGGAGATGCTCGAACGTCTTCCCGGACTGGTCGGCCAGGCAACGGCGACCCCCGGTACCGCGGTGGTAGCAAACCCCGCCGCCGAACTGGAAGTGGAGAAGTCCCGTCTGAAGGAACTGGAAGCCCGCGAAGCTTCTTACGAGGCGGACCTGAGCAGCCTGAATGTCCGCATCAACGAACTCGCCATCCTCAAGCCGAAGCTCGTAGAACTCGAGCGCCGCCGCGAGATGGAAGACGGCGAGTATCGCATGCTGGAGACCAACCTCAAGAAGGCGCGCGTGGACCGCACGCTCGATCCCACCCAGATGCGCGAGATCCGCGTGGTGGACAAGCCTTCGGTGCCGATCCAAACCTTCAGCGACCTGACCAAGAAGATCATCCTCGGACTCGCCGGTGCCGGTGTCGCGGTGGGTGTCGGTCTCGCTTTCCTTTTGGAGCTGGTCATCGATCGCCGCATCAAGCGCCCGAACGAGATCGAGTCCCGCCTGCAACTGCCGCTGATGCTGTCGATCCCCTTCGTGCGGCCGAAGAATCGCGGTGCGCTGCTGATCGGAAACGATCGTCCGGCCGAGAAGACGGAAGGGGAGGGTGCCGCCTTGCCCGCCGTGCGCGGTAACAACGGCTTCCACGCCTACCCGCCAAAGACCGATCACTTCATCCACCCCTACTCGGAAGCCATCCGCGACCGCATCGTCTTCAACTTCCAGGTCAACAACATGACCCACAAGCCGAAGCTGATGGCCGTGACGGGGCTTTCCGCCGGAGCCGGTACATCGACGATCGCCGCGGGTCTCGCGAAGGCATTCTCCGAAGTGAACGGCGCGAAGGTGCTGCTTGTGGATCTCACTTCGGAATATCCGGATGATAATCCGATGTTCGGCAACAAGCCGCTACACTCCCTGGTCGGCGCGCTGCAGGCCGCGCGGAACACCCGCTTCAAGGAAGGGTCGCAGAACCTCTACCTGGCCAGCGCGGCCTCCCGGAAGAGCGACCCGAACAGCACCGCCTTCGGGCCGATGCACCTCTACGAGCTGCTGCCGCACTTCCGCGCCAGCGAGTTTGACTACATCATCTTCGACATGCCGGCGCTGGCACAGACCAGCCCCACGCTCGCCATGGCGGGGCTTATGGACAAGGTGCTGCTGGTGGTCGACGGCGAGGACACCAACCGCGAAACCCTCAAGTGGGGATACTCGGAACTGGTGAAGGGTCGCGCCGATGTTTCTTGCATCTACAACAAGGCCCGCACCCACGCCCCGGGTTGGGTCCTTGGCGAAGTGTGA
- a CDS encoding acyltransferase produces MTEIFPDTLRIAADVKLGKGVTMHAFVNLYGCYIGDETSIGTFVEIQKGVRVGARCKISSHSFICEGVRLGDGVFIGHNVSFTNDHYPRAVNADGSLKTAADWVCQRTFVEDGASIGSGSTILSGITIGAGAMVGAGSVVTRDVPPGAVVAGNPARLLPSDGFTNS; encoded by the coding sequence ATGACCGAAATCTTCCCCGACACCCTGCGTATTGCTGCCGATGTGAAGCTCGGCAAAGGCGTGACGATGCATGCCTTCGTGAACCTCTACGGGTGCTACATCGGGGATGAAACTAGCATCGGAACCTTCGTGGAGATCCAGAAGGGCGTCCGGGTCGGAGCCCGCTGCAAGATCTCCAGCCACAGTTTCATCTGCGAAGGCGTGCGTCTCGGCGATGGCGTCTTCATCGGACACAATGTCAGTTTCACCAACGACCATTATCCCCGCGCCGTGAATGCCGACGGCAGCTTGAAGACCGCTGCCGATTGGGTCTGCCAGCGGACCTTCGTCGAAGACGGAGCTTCGATCGGCTCGGGATCCACCATCCTCAGCGGGATCACGATCGGTGCCGGAGCCATGGTGGGTGCCGGCAGCGTGGTCACCCGCGACGTGCCGCCCGGGGCGGTGGTTGCCGGCAATCCCGCCCGGCTCCTGCCTTCCGACGGCTTTACCAATTCATGA
- a CDS encoding Gfo/Idh/MocA family protein, whose amino-acid sequence MKKPLAVGVVGCGYWGPNLARNFDSHPDAELRALCDPDPDRLRHMRERYPQALLFEGITEMLTGTPLDAVVVATPVRTHFALAKAALLAGKHVLVEKPMASSSEECEELIQLAAERGLTLMVGHTYLYSEPVRRITEIIREGGIGELKYINCQRLNLGLFQKDINVAWDLAPHDISIILHLMGECPRLINCQGNAHIHPGIEDVTNLSLGFRKERFATVQSSWLEPRKVRQMTFVGTRKMIVYDDLQPLEKIRIYDVRVECPPHYDNFAEFQYSYHYGDCYLPRVEQSEPLKNMCAHFVDCVRDGSIPMSCGARGLEMVRILEASTESLRANGGPVPFHSARPEPRQPLPVSALPTFSGR is encoded by the coding sequence ATGAAAAAGCCCCTCGCCGTGGGGGTCGTCGGCTGCGGTTACTGGGGACCGAACCTCGCCCGCAACTTCGACTCCCATCCGGACGCGGAACTCCGCGCCCTCTGCGATCCGGATCCGGACCGCTTGAGGCACATGCGCGAGCGCTATCCGCAGGCGCTCCTCTTCGAGGGAATTACCGAGATGCTCACCGGCACGCCGCTTGATGCGGTGGTCGTGGCCACTCCGGTCCGCACTCACTTCGCCCTTGCCAAGGCCGCCCTGCTGGCGGGCAAGCACGTGCTGGTCGAGAAGCCCATGGCGTCCTCTTCCGAGGAATGTGAAGAGCTGATCCAACTTGCCGCCGAGCGAGGGCTGACCCTGATGGTGGGCCACACCTACCTCTACTCCGAGCCGGTCCGCCGCATCACGGAAATCATCCGGGAAGGCGGCATCGGCGAGCTGAAGTACATCAACTGCCAGCGCCTCAATCTAGGCCTCTTCCAGAAGGACATCAATGTGGCCTGGGATCTCGCGCCGCACGATATCTCGATCATCCTGCACCTGATGGGCGAGTGCCCCCGGCTGATCAATTGCCAGGGAAACGCCCACATCCATCCGGGCATCGAAGACGTCACGAACCTTTCGCTCGGCTTCCGCAAGGAACGCTTCGCCACTGTCCAGAGCAGTTGGCTCGAGCCGCGCAAGGTCCGCCAGATGACTTTCGTCGGTACCCGCAAGATGATCGTTTACGACGACCTCCAGCCGCTGGAGAAGATCCGGATCTACGACGTGCGCGTGGAATGCCCGCCGCACTACGACAACTTCGCGGAGTTCCAGTACTCCTACCACTACGGCGATTGCTACCTGCCCCGCGTCGAGCAGAGCGAGCCCTTGAAGAACATGTGCGCCCATTTCGTCGATTGCGTGCGGGATGGCAGCATTCCCATGAGCTGTGGCGCGCGCGGGCTGGAGATGGTCCGCATCCTCGAAGCCAGTACCGAATCGCTGCGCGCGAACGGCGGGCCGGTGCCCTTCCACAGCGCCCGGCCGGAGCCGCGCCAGCCGCTCCCCGTTTCCGCACTCCCCACCTTCAGCGGGCGATGA
- a CDS encoding sugar transferase, with product MPAWKRFSDLLCVILSLPLAIPLMLAIACWIKLVSRGPALFRQERIGFGGKRFTLYKFRSMHPGAPTRDHEAHVGRLVESDSPMIKLDLLGDSRLITGGSFLRSAGLDELPQLLNVMLGEMSLVGPRPCLLEEYGFFTLSQRERFTVLPGLTGFWQVNGKNRTTFREMNAMDVHYARRCSPVLDLGIVLLTPLTLVGQMADCLARRRRLSPPASDAPVLGYGVQGMTDRV from the coding sequence GTGCCTGCATGGAAGCGGTTCTCGGATCTGCTTTGCGTGATCCTCAGCCTGCCTCTGGCCATCCCTTTGATGCTGGCCATCGCCTGCTGGATCAAGCTCGTGTCCCGCGGCCCCGCCTTGTTCCGCCAAGAGCGCATCGGCTTCGGCGGCAAGCGTTTCACTCTCTACAAATTCCGGTCCATGCACCCCGGTGCACCGACCCGCGACCATGAGGCCCACGTCGGTCGTCTGGTCGAGTCGGACAGTCCGATGATCAAGCTCGACCTGCTTGGCGATTCCCGGCTGATCACGGGCGGCTCCTTCCTGCGCAGCGCCGGCTTGGACGAACTCCCCCAGCTCCTGAACGTGATGCTCGGGGAGATGAGCTTGGTCGGTCCGCGTCCCTGCCTGCTCGAGGAATACGGATTCTTCACGCTCAGCCAGCGCGAGCGCTTCACCGTGCTGCCGGGCCTCACCGGTTTCTGGCAGGTCAATGGCAAGAACCGCACGACCTTCCGCGAGATGAACGCGATGGACGTCCACTATGCCCGCCGCTGCTCGCCGGTGCTCGATCTGGGAATCGTCCTGCTCACGCCGCTCACCTTGGTCGGCCAGATGGCCGATTGCCTGGCCCGCCGCCGCCGCCTCTCCCCCCCGGCAAGCGATGCGCCGGTGCTTGGCTACGGCGTGCAGGGAATGACCGACAGGGTATGA
- a CDS encoding choice-of-anchor D domain-containing protein: protein MRSFIQRCLRLVPAGLACAWVQAAPIPYSPQQSYASPAVARQIATQLGYSVAAGGTYLAVSSPYDDTGGEDCGIVGIYQAGSGALVRTLLNPEPSAQAHFGWAVAVEGDRIVVGAKDDDSGAGDSGIVYVYDMGSATPGVPVFTFVNPDPSENDSFGYSVAISGNRVVVGCRHGDSGAADAGMAYVYDLFTSVPSEPVLSLPNPLASGQNFGHAVAISGSRVVVAAPQESGAGDLSRVHVYDVSSGTPQTPVASFSDASPLSNERFGWAVSVSGDKVAAGAPQDDSGADNSGLCYLYDFSAGTPSAPWATIVNPAPAIGDEFAASVSLSASRLAIGNALDDQGFTEAGRVYAYDLTAGGPVLFVTIENPGPQSGDQFGRSVSFSGTRLLTGAHGDNTGGSDVGSAYVYDFSGSPPPAPVFTINTPSTSSAEEFGTAVDMSGSIIVTGAHHDDKGSNQNTGTVFIYDRESQTPEVPVLILENPAPTLNDYFGAAVAIEGNKVAVAAYQDDNPVNNSGIVYIYDRTSNTPTVPVLTILNPAANTQDQFGNSLAMSGSRLVVGCAKNDSGATLDTGSAYVYDLLSGTPTVPVATLDNPAPAADDLFGSSVSIAGTMVIVGAPGNDTGAANAGSAYLYDVSLPAPYGPVAVFDNPQAAADDSFGAAVAISELGVVIGAHQDDTADRDAGAAYVYSLGDLPSTQPWVSLVNPSPEPEDYFGIAVAISGSRVVVGASEMDIHVPDGGAAYVYEMTSAPPQVAVDSLDCGSYGAGDHFGFSVAIDGVDIVVGAPLADGNTFDRGAAHLFAPDPPLPQMQVEQPPGTGLIGGSASIHFGNAPVGTDGGTQLVVIRNVGTASLQVTGIALMSGHTADFQVSPPALPVTLAVDQTATFQVGFTPVVAGIRIASLRITSNSSSNSPFDITLTGQSLAADHDTDGDGLNDVLELQLEALGFDWQVDDSELAAVLLHGANATGAYSLDQLQAMHPGMPLAAVNPGTGTFKLTVAVKKAIDLGNFQLLPMSSNSAFINGQGAIEFNFSSPDPKAFFRLEPR from the coding sequence TTCGCCGCAGCAGTCGTATGCTTCACCGGCGGTGGCGCGGCAGATCGCGACGCAGCTCGGTTACTCGGTGGCGGCAGGCGGCACTTATCTGGCCGTGTCTTCTCCTTACGATGACACCGGTGGTGAGGATTGCGGGATTGTGGGGATCTATCAGGCGGGCAGCGGGGCTTTGGTGAGGACTTTGCTGAATCCGGAACCGTCGGCGCAGGCTCACTTCGGTTGGGCCGTGGCGGTGGAGGGGGACCGGATCGTGGTCGGCGCGAAGGATGACGACAGCGGGGCGGGGGATAGTGGTATCGTTTATGTTTATGACATGGGTTCGGCCACTCCGGGGGTGCCGGTTTTCACGTTTGTGAATCCGGACCCGAGCGAGAACGACTCCTTCGGTTATTCGGTGGCGATCTCGGGCAATCGTGTGGTGGTGGGGTGCCGGCATGGCGACTCCGGGGCAGCGGATGCAGGCATGGCCTATGTCTATGATCTGTTCACCAGCGTCCCTTCGGAGCCGGTGCTGAGCTTGCCGAATCCGTTGGCGTCCGGGCAGAATTTCGGGCATGCGGTGGCGATCTCGGGATCGCGCGTGGTGGTGGCGGCTCCCCAGGAGAGCGGTGCCGGGGATTTGAGCCGGGTGCATGTTTACGATGTTTCCTCGGGCACTCCACAAACTCCCGTGGCGAGTTTCTCCGATGCGAGTCCGCTGAGCAACGAGCGCTTCGGGTGGGCTGTTTCCGTTTCGGGTGACAAGGTGGCGGCGGGCGCGCCGCAGGATGACAGCGGTGCCGACAACAGCGGTCTCTGCTACCTCTACGACTTCTCCGCGGGGACGCCCTCCGCGCCGTGGGCGACGATTGTGAATCCGGCGCCGGCGATCGGCGATGAGTTCGCGGCATCGGTTTCCCTTTCGGCGTCCCGTCTGGCGATTGGCAATGCACTCGACGATCAGGGTTTCACCGAAGCGGGTCGTGTCTATGCCTACGACCTGACAGCAGGTGGGCCGGTGCTTTTCGTCACGATCGAGAATCCCGGGCCTCAGAGCGGCGACCAGTTCGGCCGCTCGGTTTCCTTCTCCGGCACGCGGCTGCTCACCGGAGCGCATGGCGACAATACCGGCGGTAGCGATGTGGGCTCGGCCTACGTCTACGATTTCTCCGGTTCACCGCCGCCCGCGCCGGTCTTCACGATCAACACGCCCAGCACCTCGTCCGCGGAGGAGTTCGGGACGGCGGTGGACATGTCTGGTTCGATCATCGTCACGGGTGCGCATCACGATGACAAGGGGAGCAATCAGAACACCGGAACGGTTTTCATTTACGACAGGGAATCCCAGACTCCGGAGGTGCCGGTGCTCATCCTTGAGAATCCTGCGCCCACGCTGAACGACTACTTCGGTGCCGCCGTGGCGATCGAGGGGAACAAGGTCGCGGTGGCTGCTTATCAGGACGACAACCCGGTCAACAATAGCGGCATCGTTTATATCTACGACCGGACCTCGAACACACCGACGGTGCCGGTGCTGACGATCCTCAATCCCGCCGCAAATACCCAGGATCAGTTCGGCAACTCGCTGGCCATGTCCGGATCCCGGCTCGTGGTCGGCTGCGCGAAGAACGACTCGGGCGCCACGCTCGATACCGGTAGCGCCTATGTTTACGATCTCCTGTCCGGTACCCCTACGGTGCCTGTGGCCACGCTCGACAATCCCGCACCAGCGGCCGACGACCTGTTCGGGTCATCGGTATCGATCGCAGGTACGATGGTCATCGTAGGTGCTCCTGGCAATGACACCGGAGCGGCCAACGCGGGGTCGGCCTATCTTTACGACGTTTCCTTGCCCGCCCCGTACGGCCCGGTGGCGGTGTTCGACAATCCGCAAGCGGCGGCGGACGATTCCTTCGGGGCCGCCGTGGCGATATCGGAACTCGGAGTGGTCATAGGCGCCCACCAGGACGATACGGCTGACCGCGATGCTGGCGCCGCCTATGTGTATTCTTTGGGGGATCTCCCTTCTACCCAACCCTGGGTGAGTCTGGTCAACCCTTCGCCCGAGCCGGAAGATTACTTCGGCATCGCAGTGGCAATTTCCGGTTCCCGCGTCGTCGTGGGGGCTTCCGAGATGGATATCCATGTTCCGGATGGTGGTGCCGCCTACGTCTATGAGATGACCTCGGCCCCCCCTCAAGTGGCGGTGGATTCGCTTGATTGCGGCAGCTACGGGGCAGGAGATCACTTTGGCTTCTCGGTGGCGATCGATGGTGTGGACATCGTGGTCGGCGCACCTCTTGCCGATGGCAACACCTTCGACCGCGGTGCCGCGCATCTCTTCGCGCCGGACCCACCGCTTCCGCAGATGCAGGTCGAGCAACCCCCGGGCACCGGCCTCATCGGCGGGTCCGCCAGCATTCATTTCGGCAATGCGCCGGTAGGCACCGATGGCGGAACCCAACTCGTGGTGATCCGGAATGTCGGCACCGCTTCGCTCCAGGTCACGGGGATCGCGCTGATGTCCGGGCATACGGCGGACTTCCAGGTCTCGCCGCCCGCACTGCCGGTGACTTTGGCCGTTGACCAGACGGCCACCTTCCAGGTCGGCTTCACGCCGGTTGTGGCCGGGATCCGCATCGCCTCGCTTCGCATCACCAGCAATTCGAGCAGCAACAGCCCCTTCGACATCACTCTCACCGGTCAGTCCCTCGCCGCAGATCATGATACCGACGGCGACGGCCTGAATGACGTGCTCGAACTCCAGCTCGAGGCCCTCGGATTCGATTGGCAGGTCGATGACAGCGAACTCGCCGCGGTGCTTCTCCACGGCGCGAATGCCACCGGGGCGTACTCGTTGGACCAACTTCAGGCAATGCATCCCGGCATGCCGCTCGCGGCGGTGAATCCCGGCACCGGCACGTTCAAGCTCACCGTCGCGGTCAAGAAAGCGATCGATCTGGGCAACTTCCAACTACTGCCGATGAGTTCCAACAGCGCCTTCATCAACGGTCAGGGAGCGATCGAGTTCAACTTCAGCTCACCGGACCCCAAGGCCTTCTTCCGTTTGGAGCCGCGCTGA